Proteins found in one Lepeophtheirus salmonis chromosome 9, UVic_Lsal_1.4, whole genome shotgun sequence genomic segment:
- the LOC121124502 gene encoding uncharacterized protein isoform X6 — protein sequence MPSNLNTKLTNYWFVSTSCQMDSFIVAYPSRLNNSDRWSQGLLFHQALVDCARAAILVPLGISILKCQPVNKCSLVETAFLLLVTVSSVNLLTTVLNDAPVLPDDDDDDALPMLMDSPQCVIFGMFMIWFASITINLGPTFLSGALAANSESYLNRPSCPLIQGPFRHYVLNVLWIFINVLCVLLTMYHLYKLYKDLTKSNLEAVRVTSLVTALINVNAGVDSESYRIKSYIQKMEKEGIARVKMFIIITVAYLIFWGPLFLVTLFSYGDYKTEDPSASHEITLHVAFVHAFVNPTLFLVLHKGLRKATLDLICCNFHDSESPQTEEYPPDQIAITRGSNGTALNMESTKIHNSLNHRMPLSTDDILGSSTSTTNLDGPISSLSRAYILPENRSETGSKRETTL from the exons ATGCCTTCAAATCTGAATACAAAATTGACCAACTATTGGTTTGTTAGTACTTCCTGCCAAATGGACTCGTTTATTGTTGCCTACCCATCACGGTTGAATAATTCCGATAG GTGGAGCCAAGGATTACTTTTTCATCAAGCTCTCGTGGACTGTGCAAGAGCTGCAATTCTAGTACCTCTTGGGATTTCCATTCTCAAGTGTCAGCCCGTCAATAAGTGTTCCCTTGTTGAAACAGCGTTTCTGTTACTTGTGACGGTATCTAGCGTGAATTTACTGACAACGGTGCTCAATGACGCTCCAGTACTACCGGACGATGACGACGACGATGCTTTACCTATGTTGATGGATAGTCCTCAATGTGTCATATTTGGAATGTTCATGATATG gTTTGCAAGTATAACAATAAATCTGGGACCTACCTTTCTAAGCGGAGCCTTGGCAGCAAATTCAGAAAGCTACTTGAATCGTCCTTCGTGTCCTCTTATACAGGGGCCTTTTCGTCATTATGTTCTGAATGTTCTTTGGATCTTTATTAATGTACTCTGTGTGCTACTTACCATGTatcatttatacaaattatataaggatttaacaaaatcaaatttggaGGCTGTTCGCGTCACTTCACTAGTAACGGCTCTCATCAATGTGAATGCTGGAGTTGATAGTGAGTCATACCGTATCaaatcatatattcaaaaaatggagAAGGAGGGAATAGCACGTGTCAAGATGTTCATAATTATAACTGTTGCATATCTCATTTTCTGGGGCCCTCTTTTTCTAGTCACTCTCTTTAGTTATGGAGACTATAAAACGGAAGATCCATCTGCTTCTCATGAAATTACTCTACATGTTGCCTTTGTCCATGCCTTCGTGAATCCGACGTTGTTCTTAGTTTTACATAAGGGCTTGAGAAAAGCCACTCTCGACTTAATATGCTGTAATTTCCATGATTCCGAATCTCCACAAACAGAGGAATATCCTCCCGATCAAATTGCCATAACAAGAGGATCCAATGGAACTGCTCTTAATATGGAGTCCACAAAGATACACAATTCACTCAATCATCGTATGCCCTTAAGCACGGATGATATATTAGGAAGTTCTACTTCTACGACCAATTTGGATGGGCCCATCTCATCCCTTAGTCGAGCATACAT